The genomic DNA AAACTTCCCAATTTTTAAAATTTATTATTTTAGAAAGCTTTAATTTGTCGTTTATAACCACAGTTGAAAATAATGTTTCAAGTTGATTTCTTCTTTCCTGCATTGGTTTATCTCTAAAATCTTGATTGTTATATTCTAGCAAATCGTAAGCATAAAATCCAACAGGTATGTCTTCTAAAAGCTTTTTGGTTATATTTTTTCTATTTAATCGTTTTTGTAAATCATTAAACAGTAAAACAGTACTGTCTTTTAATGCTAAAATTTCACCATCAATTACAAAATCGTCTTTAAAATTAGTAATAGTTTCAACAATTTCTGGAAACTGAGAGGTCACTAATTCTTCACCTCTAGACCAAATATAAACCTCATTATTCCGTTTTACAATTTGTCCGCGAATACCATCCCATTTGTATTCTACTTGCCAATCTTCAGGTTTTCCTAGTGCTAATAAATCTTTTTCTAAAGCATAAGCTAAACAAAACGGATAAGGTTTTGAATTGTCGTAATTAATGTGACTACCATTTAATAAATCGGAAAAATTTATGGTTTCAATATTCCAATTTCCAATTATACTGTGCATAAGTTGATTAGCATCAATTCCAGATAATTTTGATAAAGCATTTACCAATGTTTTTTTAGAAACACCTATTCTAAAACTACCTCCAATTAATTTATTAAAGATAAGACGCTCTTGCTTTTCTAATCCAGACCAAGCATTTAAAACGTATTTTTTTTTCTCTTCTTCTGTTTTAGGTTTTAACGCAATTAATTCTTGCATCCATTGGTGTAAAGGTTTTTCTATTGTATGTGTTGGGTTAGGTAATATTAATGCTATAGTTTCTCCTAAATCGCCCACCGTACTATAACTTTCAAGAAACAACCATTCTGGAAGTTTTGTAATTTCAAAAGCCCATTGTTTCATTAAACTCGATTTTACAGGTCGTGGTGGTCGTTTTCCTGTAAAAATAGAAATTAACCAAAGTTTATCTTTTTCAGGTGCGGTTTTAAAATAATTAACTAATGCTTCAATTTTTGCATTGGTTTTATTAGTAATTTCTAAAGCACTAATTAAGTTTGAAAAGTGTTTCATTATATACTACTGGCTTTAGTTTGGTTTTCTTTATCTTGTGATGCTAATTCTTCTTCACCATATTCTGTTATAACTTCTTCTGAAGCGATACCAATTTCATTTAAATATTTTGAAAAAGTAGCTTGAGATCCATGTGTTACATATACCTTTTCTGCTTCTGAAGCTTTGACAGCAGACAATAAACCATCCCAATCTGCATGATCACTTACAGGAAAACCTGCGTCAACAGCTTGCCATCGTCTATTACCTCTAATTTGCATCCAACCAGAGCATAATGCAGTTGCTGCATTTGGTATTTTTTTTAATAGTTTAGAACCTAATAATGCTGGCGGAAGGATTACTATTTTATTTTGAATCGCCTTTTTATCAAAATCATATTTTAATAATTCTGTTTTTGGTAAAGCTATTCCTGAGTTTTCTATTGCATTATTTAAGTTATGTATAGCAGAATGTACATGAATTGTATCTAAACCCTCTAAAAGTTTCATTAAGCGTTGAGCTTTACCCAAAGAATAACCTATAAAAACACTTGTTCTATTTACTGACTGATTTTTTAAAACCCAATTATGAATATTTTTTTGGATCTTTTCCTCTGGCAACCATTTATATATAGGTAAACCAAAAGTACTTTCGGTAATAAATTCGTGACATTTAACACTCTCAAAAGGCGCACTTATAAAATCTGGTTGAGTTTTATAATCTCCAGTAAAAACTACTACAAAACCTTTAAATTCTAATCTAATTTGTGCAGAACCTATTACATGACCTGCAGGATGAAAACTAACTTTTACACCATTAATTGTTTTAGGTTCGTTATAAGCTAAACTTTCAATAGCTATATCTAAGCCTAACCTATGTTTTAAAATGGCTTTAGAATCGTTTTGACATAAATAATGTTTATTGCCTTTTCGAGCATGATCTGCATGACCATGAGATATTATAGCGTGTTTTACAGGATACCAAGGATCTAAATAGAATTTACCTGGAACACAATAAATACCTTTTTTAGTAAATTTTATAAATTTCAATTATTAGCTTTTATAGTGAAGCTATAATTTACAACATAAGAAATTTTAAGAAGTTGAGATTAACTAATTTTTAACCCATTTAGCAGAAAATTAACTACTATATTATATTTATTCTTCTTCGTTAGATGCTTTTTTTGATCTTTCTACTATTGCTCGCAAGCGTTCTTTTCTAGTAATTTTTTCCTGACGAAGTTTATTTTTCTTCCTACCCATCAACTTAGAATGTTTAGCTTTATTCTTTGTGTTTTTGGCGCTTCCAAATTTTGCCATGAGTATAGAATAGATTTTATAATAATTAAAAAGAATTTAAAACAAGAAATCCCTTTCAAATTAATGAAAGGGATTCTGTGAGCCCTGAAGGATTCGA from Lacinutrix sp. 5H-3-7-4 includes the following:
- a CDS encoding ATP-dependent DNA ligase, coding for MKHFSNLISALEITNKTNAKIEALVNYFKTAPEKDKLWLISIFTGKRPPRPVKSSLMKQWAFEITKLPEWLFLESYSTVGDLGETIALILPNPTHTIEKPLHQWMQELIALKPKTEEEKKKYVLNAWSGLEKQERLIFNKLIGGSFRIGVSKKTLVNALSKLSGIDANQLMHSIIGNWNIETINFSDLLNGSHINYDNSKPYPFCLAYALEKDLLALGKPEDWQVEYKWDGIRGQIVKRNNEVYIWSRGEELVTSQFPEIVETITNFKDDFVIDGEILALKDSTVLLFNDLQKRLNRKNITKKLLEDIPVGFYAYDLLEYNNQDFRDKPMQERRNQLETLFSTVVINDKLKLSKIINFKNWEVLKEIRENARTINSEGLMLKQKASPYHVGRKKGDWWKWKVEPLTIDAVMIYAQKGSGRRSSKYTDYTFAVKKDDGLVTVAKAYSGLTDAEITEISKWVNKNALEKFGPVRTVKPELVFEIAFEGIAYSKRHKSGVALRFPRIKRWRKDKPVSEIDTIESVTALIEAQ
- a CDS encoding ligase-associated DNA damage response exonuclease produces the protein MKFIKFTKKGIYCVPGKFYLDPWYPVKHAIISHGHADHARKGNKHYLCQNDSKAILKHRLGLDIAIESLAYNEPKTINGVKVSFHPAGHVIGSAQIRLEFKGFVVVFTGDYKTQPDFISAPFESVKCHEFITESTFGLPIYKWLPEEKIQKNIHNWVLKNQSVNRTSVFIGYSLGKAQRLMKLLEGLDTIHVHSAIHNLNNAIENSGIALPKTELLKYDFDKKAIQNKIVILPPALLGSKLLKKIPNAATALCSGWMQIRGNRRWQAVDAGFPVSDHADWDGLLSAVKASEAEKVYVTHGSQATFSKYLNEIGIASEEVITEYGEEELASQDKENQTKASSI